In the genome of Candidatus Melainabacteria bacterium, the window GTACGCGTCGGACTGGTTGCTTATCGTGACTTTGGTGACGAATACGTAACCAGATTTCTTGATTTTTCAAACGACATTGACGAAGTAGAAAACTCAATATCCAATCTTATGGCGGATGGAGGAGGCGATGGGCCGGAAGCGGTAGATCGGGGACTGCGGGTGGCCATAAATGATCTTGATTGGCGCGAAGACAAAAGAACAGCAAAATTGCTCTTCCTCATAGGAGATGCACCGACCCACAACGACTCAGAGGATGACCTGCAGGAACAGGCAAAATTCGCAGCAGCGAAAGGCATTCACATCAACACAATTGCCTGCGACGGATTAGAAGGTTATGGCGATCACGGAATTCCGCTCTACAAGAAAGTCGCTCAGCTTACGAACGGCAATTTTGAACCACTAGCTTACAATCAGCAAATTGTTGACACACATGGGCACGCCGCAACGCTCATCACATCCGGTGGCAAATCATATGTCGTCAAATCAACGGACAAAGAAGCATGGAAGGGCGACATCAACACACTGGTAGCAAAAGGCATCGCCGCGCCAGCTCTACAGGGCGCCACGAATGGAACAATCGGAGTTCAAGGCAGCGACGCGACCTACATAACAGGTGTCAATACAGCAGGAACAGTGCGCGCGTCGAACAATCTCGACTCCGTCATGGTCAACGGTGCAGAATCACTCATGTCAAAGATGGGCTTTTAAGTTTGTTGAGCAGTGGTTGACGAATTTTCATGGAGTGCAGCCGTCCCGGCTGCAAACTCGTTATCGAGCGGCGTCATGGAGCGCAGTCGTCCCGGCTGCAAACTCGTTATCGAGCGGCGTCATGGAGCGCAGCCGTCCCGGCTGCAAACTCGTTATCGAGCGGCGTCATGGAGCGCAGCCGTCCCGGCTGCAAAAGCATTAGCCTGCAGTCCAAACAAAAACCGACACCGTATACAGTACCAATTTCCCACCAGCAACAAGAGCATTCCACCCGGCTGCAAGCCCGACAGGCGTACCAGATTGCAAAGACTTGCTTAGCATCTGACCACCTCAGGTACGCAGTGCTATAACCTATAGGTGCAGTTACAGTTTCAAGGAGCACTGATATGCGCCATCCCGACGTCCCCGAATCTCTTGAAGGCTGGTGGATTCTCCATCGCATGTTCGCATTCGACCGCCTGGCTTGGGATGAGCTGCCACAGGACGAACGTAATGAAATCGTCCGGCAGGCAACTACAGCGCTTGAGCCCTTGAAAAACGGACAAGATACAGACCTCAGTCTCGCCCAAATGGTTGGGCACAAGGCTGATTTCATGCTGACGCATTACAGCAAGAACTTCGAGGGTCTCGCCTATGCACAGATGGTGGTAGACAAGCTCAAAATTGCCGAATTCCTGACGCCAGCCACTTCATACGTCTCCATCCTGGAACTCGGACTCTATGACGCGACCGGCAAGATTCACGCAGCGCTGGCAGAAAAGGGGCTGAAACCAAACTCGGCCGAATGGATTGCTGAATTCGACGAAATGGTTCAGGCTCAGCAACACGTACCCCATAACTCCGGACGCTTGTGGGCTCGCATCCCTCAGCGCCGTTTCGTCTGCTTCTATCCGATGGACAAAAAGCGCGGCGAAGACGTCAACTGGTACATGTTGCCATTCGCAGACCGAGCAAAATTGATGCTAGATCACGGCAAGATCGGACGCACATATCATGGTCAGGTAACCCAGGTAATATCAGGTTCGATCGGATTCGACAACTTCGAATGGGGCGTCGATTTGTATGCCGATGACCCACTCGTTTTCAAAAAGCTGATCTACGAAATGCGCTTCGACGAAGCCAGCGCCAAATACGGACACTTCGGCGATTTCTACTCAGGGGTTCAGTTTTCGCTCGATCAGCTACAGACTGCGCTCGATGGAACCGCTGTTCCAGCCCTGAATGTGCTGCAGCCAGCCTGACAGATTTAATGGGAATTTGTAGTTTGCCTACTATACAGGCGACCTATCTTCCATTAGTGTGAAGGTGCCCAAACTAATATGACGCTCTGACGAACCTTGCGGTTGGTCAAGAATCAGTTCTCTCGACGACCTTGCAGTTGTCCATGAGGCTTGAATTCCGTTACAGCAGCAGCAATAGCTGATGCGGAACGTCTGTGCGCCCACACCTAATTGGATTTACTAATGATAAAAAAGATTCTTTTCGTGGCCGTGTTCGTGTCCACTTCGGCGCTCGCGTCTGAGCCTTGTTTCGCCCAAAAGCGCAACGGTCTGCCACCAACGCAGATGGACAGTTTCGTTCGTCAGGCCGCAGGCAATGCCGAAAATATTTATGGCGACGAAAGCCACGAAGGACCTCCACCATTCATGTATTTCGAATACGAGAACCGCATAAACAGCGGTATCTACGACATAAGAGACAAAGGACTGACCACAGGACATGGAAGCTACATGCCCTCAGCTTGGGGTCGGGACGAGTTCCTTGGCGCCGAGTGGAGTCAGTCCGGAGCAAACGGCGGAAATCCAAATCTGGGCGGCATCGGCACAACTCAGGACCAGAACGGTAACCCGCAAAATGGACGCATGACTCCCGCCGATTTGCCTTACAAAATCAGCAAGGGCTGGTTACAGGTCAAAGATGCCAACGGAAACGTACTGGGCTACATGGCGCCGGGCGAGTCATATGAAGACTTTTTCTCGGGTCAGTCGGGTCATCTGTTAGCCGGCTTTCAAGATAAGACGCCGGCGCTGCTGCAACAGGTTCGACAAACAGGACGCGGCAATTTCACAACGTCGCAAGCAACAGCTCAAGCAATCGCGCAGAACAACTCCGCCATTGCGCACGCTCGCGCACAAGCCACCGCCGCCGCACAGGCCGCCCCTGCAGAAGGACAATCAATCGCTCAAGCAAATGCATCGGGACAGGCAGCGACACAACAAACATCGACGATGCCAATGGACACAGCGCCTGGCGGCGCGACACCATAAGGCGAACCTGAGATCGGATACCATTGATACCGGTCGCGCAAAGAGCACGGCTGCAAAATGGAATCTTTTCTATGCTTCAACTGATTTACCAAGATCGTCCGATCGAAAATCGCAGCGACGCATTGCACCTTGCTGGCACCGCGGGTGAAACTATCGCCTTGAAGTTTGATATTAACAGCGACGCGATCATCGATGATTTTCGCGTCACAGTTGATGTGTCAAGGTCACCCAACAGCCCTGTAGATTTTACAGATCCAGGCATCACGCAAACAGATTGGTGTGCCGAAACCTTCGTAGTAAAAACGTGGCAGTCCGCCGGAATCGGAATCTATCAAGCAGAGGCGATGCTTGTAGACGAGCTGCTCGTCAAGGATGATCGACTTGAATTGAAGGACTCATATCGCAGTAAAATTCAAAACTGGCGAGAAATTCTAAAACCGAGCAAGTTCTATAAAGGTCCGGAGATTGCCTCTCACAAAGACGCCAGAACGAAAGTTCTCGCTGGCGAGTCAAAAAAATTCTATGCGCGAATCAAAATCCCCCCACACATCAAAGAAGGACACTACAGCGCACACATTACTTGCCAATCCGGCAAAGAAACACTGCAGACCATTCCGGTGTCGATTGACATAGCGCCAATTAGCCTGATAACGCCGCCTCACACTTTCTTTCTCTGGTACAAAGGGCGTCTGAATCCTCGCTGTCCTCAGCACTTCGTTAGCGAAAGTCTCTTTCGATTGCAGCTGCAGGATATACGCGACCACGGCTTCAATTGCATCTCGCTGACGGAGACAGATACATCGACGGCACAAAGAGCAATCAATATTGCGGAGGAAATAGGATTCGAAAAAATAGTACTGCCTCCACCGTTTCCAGAACTAACGAAGTTGTGCTTCAAGAAAGCGCAGCCGATCATCTACTTGAGCGACGAATTGGACACACGGATCGAATTTCCAGGAAGTGACAGCCCTGAAGCCTTAATAGGGCATCATCAGCAAAATTGGAAACGAGCTCGAACTGTTGAAAAAGCAAAAACACTGGTTTCTCTTGTCAGTCACACCTTTACAAAAAGGCTACAGAACGAAACAGACATCGGACACTGTGCCGACATCATAAGCCTGTATCTAAATCGAAATCGAGAATTCTTCCAGTTCACCGAACAATTGCAAAATTCCACGTCGAGCCAATTCTTTTACTACTGGCAGTGTTACATGGAAAAACCAAACTTGAATCGAGTGCTGGCAGGTACATATCTGTGGAAAAGCGGCGCAGCCGGAATTTCACCATATTGCTATCAGCACATGCCGGTTTATCCGAACTCTCCCTTCAACGACTTTGATGAGTGGGAGCCCGACTTTCACGAGGGCGGCATTAATCGCCCCTTCAAAGATCACATGACGACGTATCCAAGCCGAGACGGAATCATACCGACCCTTCAGTGGGAAGCTTTGCGAGAAGGCATAACAGACTTCA includes:
- a CDS encoding VWA domain-containing protein, with the translated sequence MHSPKLLLLILGLGTCSTYLISSSINSEVNMFHAFDHFEKKVDTAASASVPVIGSYDPSASIPRVDPSTSIPSVGADAFSSSDTTESADTPSSSDTTERASDSRTSDAAVIASGSSPLKPTAEDSTYSKLIAPSIKSKNGERPSLDLAFCIDTTSSMQGEIDTVKAKVKSMVARIAHSKSRPVVRVGLVAYRDFGDEYVTRFLDFSNDIDEVENSISNLMADGGGDGPEAVDRGLRVAINDLDWREDKRTAKLLFLIGDAPTHNDSEDDLQEQAKFAAAKGIHINTIACDGLEGYGDHGIPLYKKVAQLTNGNFEPLAYNQQIVDTHGHAATLITSGGKSYVVKSTDKEAWKGDINTLVAKGIAAPALQGATNGTIGVQGSDATYITGVNTAGTVRASNNLDSVMVNGAESLMSKMGF
- a CDS encoding heme-dependent peroxidase, with the translated sequence MRHPDVPESLEGWWILHRMFAFDRLAWDELPQDERNEIVRQATTALEPLKNGQDTDLSLAQMVGHKADFMLTHYSKNFEGLAYAQMVVDKLKIAEFLTPATSYVSILELGLYDATGKIHAALAEKGLKPNSAEWIAEFDEMVQAQQHVPHNSGRLWARIPQRRFVCFYPMDKKRGEDVNWYMLPFADRAKLMLDHGKIGRTYHGQVTQVISGSIGFDNFEWGVDLYADDPLVFKKLIYEMRFDEASAKYGHFGDFYSGVQFSLDQLQTALDGTAVPALNVLQPA